Proteins co-encoded in one Leucobacter exalbidus genomic window:
- the iolB gene encoding 5-deoxy-glucuronate isomerase, translated as MTEQVERWFHRRGELAEGGWETVVDERVPGWEHTGLRVARLAEGESIALEGTGVERLIVPLSGSFEIAHDDEVTVLNGRNSVFDGPTDVLYLSSASTATVTARTAGETRFLVATSPTDIVRPSAYMPVDEVPVELRGAGASSRQVHNFGRKESLDAARFIVVEVITPSENWSSYPPHKHDIHEPDHESELEEIYYFEVAPTKGAPADVSEEHAFGMFSTYSSPAGDIDIDARVFTGDVALVPYGYHGPAVAAPGYDMYYLNVMAGPDPERSWLISDDPAHGWVRDTWEGQEFDSRLPYKTAAAADAASNTVSTTTEETR; from the coding sequence ATGACTGAGCAGGTCGAACGCTGGTTTCACCGCCGCGGCGAACTCGCCGAGGGCGGTTGGGAAACCGTTGTAGACGAGCGCGTTCCCGGGTGGGAACACACCGGATTGCGTGTGGCACGGCTCGCCGAGGGCGAATCGATCGCGCTCGAGGGCACCGGAGTTGAACGACTGATCGTTCCGCTATCGGGATCCTTCGAGATCGCACACGACGACGAGGTGACCGTGCTCAACGGCCGCAACTCGGTCTTCGACGGCCCCACCGATGTGCTCTACCTCTCGTCTGCCAGCACCGCGACCGTGACGGCTCGCACCGCTGGTGAAACGCGCTTCCTCGTCGCGACCTCACCGACCGACATCGTGCGCCCCTCGGCGTACATGCCGGTTGACGAGGTGCCCGTCGAGCTGCGCGGCGCCGGCGCTTCAAGCCGTCAGGTGCACAACTTCGGTCGCAAGGAGTCACTCGACGCGGCCCGCTTCATCGTCGTCGAGGTGATTACGCCGTCTGAAAACTGGTCGTCGTACCCGCCTCACAAGCACGACATCCACGAGCCTGACCACGAGTCAGAGCTCGAAGAGATCTACTACTTCGAGGTCGCACCCACCAAGGGTGCCCCCGCGGACGTCAGTGAAGAGCACGCCTTTGGCATGTTCAGCACCTATTCGTCACCCGCAGGCGACATCGACATTGACGCACGCGTCTTCACCGGCGACGTCGCCCTCGTGCCCTACGGCTACCACGGCCCCGCCGTCGCAGCCCCCGGCTACGACATGTACTACCTGAACGTTATGGCGGGCCCCGACCCCGAGCGCAGCTGGCTGATCAGCGATGACCCGGCCCACGGCTGGGTGCGCGACACCTGGGAGGGTCAAGAGTTCGACTCTCGCCTGCCGTACAAGACCGCTGCCGCTGCAGACGCGGCATCAAACACCGTATCGACCACCACCGAGGAGACCCGATGA
- a CDS encoding CoA-acylating methylmalonate-semialdehyde dehydrogenase, with product MSNATTPVIPHWIDGARSESTSGRTAPVHNPATGEVIAQVALANEAEIAAAVASAQKGFEIWSEMSMARRQAIIFKFRELLNNKKTELAAIVTEEHGKVLSDAMGEIARGQEVVELATGFPHLIKGAFSENVSTGIDVYSLKQPLGVVGIISPFNFPVMVPMWFFPIAIAAGNSVIVKPSEKDPSAALWMAELWKEAGLPDGVFNVLNGDKEAVDGLLNAPEVQSISFVGSTPIAQYIYETAAKNGKRVQALGGAKNHMLVLPDADLNLVADQAVNAGYGAAGERCMALSVVLAVEPVADELIEKIKERIATLRVGNGAGNEAGEPDLGPLITAEHRAKVKNYVDIAEADGGRIVVDGRDLKVEGHEDGFFFGPTLIDNLSTESRAYTEEIFGPVLQIVRIESFEEGVKLINSGAYGNGTAIFTNDGGAARRFQHEIHVGMIGINVPIPVPVAYHSFGGWKASLFGDAKAYGVQGFDFFTREKAITSRWLDPAKHGGINLGFPQND from the coding sequence ATGAGCAATGCAACCACCCCCGTGATTCCCCACTGGATCGACGGCGCGCGCAGCGAGTCGACGAGTGGCCGCACCGCACCCGTGCACAACCCCGCCACGGGCGAGGTCATCGCACAGGTCGCCCTCGCGAACGAAGCAGAGATCGCAGCAGCGGTCGCTTCGGCGCAGAAGGGTTTTGAGATCTGGAGCGAGATGTCGATGGCTCGCCGCCAGGCGATCATCTTCAAGTTCCGCGAGCTGCTGAACAACAAGAAGACCGAGCTTGCCGCGATCGTCACCGAAGAGCACGGCAAGGTGCTTTCTGACGCAATGGGCGAAATCGCTCGTGGCCAGGAAGTTGTGGAGCTCGCAACGGGCTTCCCCCACCTCATCAAGGGTGCGTTCTCAGAGAACGTATCGACTGGCATCGACGTGTACTCGCTGAAGCAGCCCCTCGGCGTTGTGGGCATTATCTCGCCCTTCAACTTCCCTGTGATGGTGCCGATGTGGTTCTTCCCCATCGCCATCGCGGCCGGTAACTCGGTCATCGTGAAGCCCTCTGAGAAGGATCCCTCAGCTGCCCTGTGGATGGCTGAGCTGTGGAAGGAAGCCGGTCTGCCCGACGGTGTCTTCAACGTTCTCAACGGCGACAAGGAGGCCGTTGACGGCCTGCTGAACGCCCCCGAGGTGCAGTCGATCTCGTTCGTTGGCTCGACGCCCATCGCTCAGTACATCTACGAGACCGCTGCCAAGAACGGCAAGCGCGTTCAGGCTCTTGGCGGCGCCAAGAACCATATGCTCGTACTCCCTGACGCTGATCTCAACCTCGTCGCTGACCAGGCCGTAAACGCCGGTTACGGTGCCGCAGGCGAGCGCTGCATGGCCCTCTCGGTCGTGCTGGCTGTTGAGCCCGTCGCAGACGAGCTGATCGAGAAGATCAAGGAGCGCATCGCAACGCTGCGCGTCGGCAACGGTGCAGGTAACGAGGCGGGTGAGCCCGATCTCGGCCCGCTGATCACCGCTGAGCACCGCGCCAAGGTTAAGAACTACGTAGACATTGCTGAGGCCGATGGCGGCCGCATCGTTGTTGACGGCCGCGACCTCAAGGTCGAGGGCCACGAGGACGGCTTCTTCTTCGGCCCCACCCTCATCGACAACCTGTCGACCGAGTCACGTGCCTACACCGAAGAGATCTTCGGGCCGGTGCTGCAGATTGTGCGCATCGAGTCCTTCGAAGAGGGCGTCAAGCTCATCAACTCGGGCGCGTACGGCAACGGCACCGCGATCTTCACGAACGACGGTGGCGCAGCTCGCCGCTTCCAGCACGAGATCCACGTCGGTATGATCGGCATCAACGTGCCGATCCCCGTGCCCGTTGCGTACCACTCGTTCGGCGGCTGGAAGGCTTCGCTGTTCGGTGACGCAAAGGCGTACGGCGTACAGGGCTTCGACTTCTTCACCCGCGAGAAGGCCATCACGAGCCGCTGGCTTGATCCCGCAAAGCACGGCGGCATCAACCTCGGTTTCCCGCAGAACGACTAA
- a CDS encoding class I fructose-bisphosphate aldolase produces MSLDFAALRELRAAAPDTIAERFATRKRRSVVQGDGRLFIVAADHPARGAIAVGSNPTAMANRYDLLERMAIALSRPGVDGVLGTPDIIDDLAALGLLDDKIVVGSMNRGGLRGASFELDDRYTAYDVDSMVRDGLDFAKTLIRVDLNDAGTAATLEATARAVDAAAAAKLPIMLEPFLSSRVNGKVGNDLTADAVILSTAIASGLGNSSAYTWMKLPVVPEMERVMEATTMPTLLLGGDNGGDPEDTFAEWERALALPGVRGLTVGRTLLYPASGSVEDAVDTAARLVHSGLV; encoded by the coding sequence GTGAGCCTCGACTTCGCCGCGCTGCGCGAACTGCGCGCCGCTGCCCCCGACACCATCGCCGAGCGATTCGCGACGCGCAAGCGCCGCAGCGTCGTGCAGGGCGACGGTCGCCTCTTCATCGTTGCGGCCGATCACCCGGCCCGCGGTGCGATTGCGGTCGGCTCGAACCCGACGGCCATGGCCAACCGCTACGACCTGCTCGAGCGCATGGCGATCGCACTGTCACGCCCCGGCGTTGACGGAGTGCTCGGCACCCCCGACATCATCGATGACCTCGCGGCTCTCGGCCTGCTCGACGACAAGATCGTCGTCGGCTCGATGAACCGCGGCGGCCTGCGCGGCGCCTCGTTCGAACTCGACGACCGCTACACCGCCTACGACGTTGACTCGATGGTGCGCGACGGCCTCGACTTCGCGAAGACGCTGATTCGCGTTGACCTGAACGACGCCGGCACCGCAGCAACGCTCGAGGCCACCGCCCGCGCCGTTGATGCTGCTGCGGCCGCCAAGCTGCCGATCATGCTCGAGCCGTTCTTGAGCAGCCGCGTCAACGGCAAGGTCGGCAACGACCTCACCGCCGACGCCGTGATCCTGTCGACCGCGATCGCCTCAGGCCTTGGCAACTCGAGCGCCTACACGTGGATGAAGCTGCCCGTCGTGCCCGAAATGGAGCGCGTCATGGAAGCAACGACCATGCCGACGCTGCTGCTTGGCGGCGACAACGGCGGCGATCCCGAAGACACGTTCGCTGAGTGGGAACGCGCCCTCGCGCTTCCCGGTGTGCGGGGCCTGACCGTTGGCCGCACGCTGCTCTACCCCGCGAGCGGCAGCGTCGAAGACGCCGTCGACACCGCTGCACGCCTCGTGCACTCGGGCCTCGTTTAA
- the iolC gene encoding 5-dehydro-2-deoxygluconokinase, which yields MSEQRRPDDVLVMGRLGVDVYPLQGGVGLEDVTSFGKYLGGSAANVSVAAARYGHNSALISRVGNDPFGKYLLRELDRLGVDPREVKTDPQYSTPVTFCEIFPPDDFPLYFYREPKAPDLEIAPADLDAAAIENAKILWLTVTGLSQEPSRAAHHAALAIRGRRAHTILDLDYRPMFWADPAEASAQVAQALEGVTVAVGNKEECEVAVGETDPDRAADALLERGIELAIVKQGPKGVMAKTRNERVEVPPHFVDVVNGLGSGDAFGGALCHGLLQGWDLERILKFANVAGAIVATRLECSTAMPNAEEIEAVLNGAAL from the coding sequence ATGTCGGAACAACGACGTCCTGATGACGTGCTGGTTATGGGACGCCTCGGAGTAGATGTCTACCCTCTGCAAGGTGGCGTCGGTCTCGAGGACGTAACGAGCTTTGGGAAGTACCTCGGGGGCAGCGCGGCAAACGTGTCTGTTGCCGCGGCACGCTACGGCCACAACAGCGCGCTGATTTCGCGCGTGGGCAACGACCCCTTCGGTAAGTACCTGCTGCGTGAGCTCGATCGCCTCGGCGTCGATCCCCGCGAGGTCAAGACCGACCCGCAGTACAGCACCCCGGTCACGTTCTGCGAGATTTTCCCGCCCGATGACTTCCCGCTGTACTTCTACCGCGAGCCCAAGGCGCCCGATCTCGAGATCGCGCCCGCAGATCTCGACGCCGCGGCGATCGAGAACGCGAAGATCCTGTGGCTCACGGTCACCGGCCTGAGCCAGGAGCCCAGCCGCGCCGCACACCACGCGGCACTCGCTATCCGCGGCCGCCGCGCGCACACGATCCTTGATCTCGACTACCGCCCCATGTTCTGGGCCGATCCCGCCGAGGCTTCGGCGCAGGTCGCACAGGCGCTCGAGGGCGTCACGGTCGCGGTGGGCAATAAGGAAGAGTGCGAGGTGGCTGTCGGCGAGACTGATCCGGATCGCGCCGCAGATGCCCTGCTTGAGCGTGGCATCGAACTTGCCATCGTGAAGCAGGGCCCCAAGGGTGTTATGGCGAAGACGCGCAACGAGCGCGTTGAGGTGCCGCCCCACTTCGTTGATGTCGTCAACGGGCTCGGCTCGGGTGACGCTTTCGGCGGCGCCCTCTGCCACGGCCTGCTGCAGGGCTGGGATCTTGAGCGCATTCTGAAGTTCGCGAACGTGGCTGGCGCCATCGTCGCTACTCGCCTCGAGTGCTCCACGGCGATGCCCAACGCTGAAGAGATCGAAGCCGTATTGAACGGGGCTGCACTGTGA
- a CDS encoding GntR family transcriptional regulator — MSTEPVWPAELFTDLDRTGPIPLYYQISSRLERAIRVGTIPAGARLENEISIGEQLGLSRPTVRRAIQELVDKGLLVRRRGIGTQVVQARVSRPVELTSLHEDLNRSGISPTTRVLSLERMPADAATAQLLNVAVGTEITRIRRLRSADGTPMAVLENMLPPEFADITIEHLEAKGLYEILRARGITIKIANQTIGARRTHGDEHELLDLPKGSPLLTMERVAFDQGGRVIEAGQHCYRPDLYSFSTTLVAR, encoded by the coding sequence ATGAGCACCGAGCCAGTCTGGCCCGCAGAGCTATTCACCGATCTTGACCGCACCGGCCCGATCCCCCTCTACTACCAAATCTCGAGTCGCCTCGAACGCGCGATTCGCGTGGGCACGATCCCCGCGGGGGCCCGCCTCGAGAACGAGATCTCGATCGGAGAGCAGCTGGGCCTGTCGCGCCCCACCGTGCGCCGCGCCATTCAAGAGCTCGTCGACAAGGGGCTCTTGGTGCGCCGCCGTGGCATCGGCACCCAGGTCGTGCAGGCGCGCGTCAGCCGCCCCGTCGAGCTGACGAGTTTGCATGAGGATCTCAACCGCAGCGGCATCAGCCCCACCACGCGGGTACTATCGCTCGAGCGGATGCCCGCAGACGCGGCCACCGCACAGCTGCTGAACGTCGCCGTGGGCACCGAAATTACGCGCATTCGCCGGCTGCGCAGCGCCGATGGCACCCCCATGGCCGTGCTTGAGAACATGCTGCCGCCCGAGTTCGCCGACATCACTATTGAGCACCTTGAAGCCAAGGGACTCTACGAGATTCTGCGCGCACGCGGCATCACCATCAAGATCGCGAACCAGACGATCGGCGCGCGCCGCACCCACGGCGATGAGCACGAACTGCTCGATCTGCCCAAGGGCAGCCCGTTGCTCACCATGGAGCGCGTGGCGTTTGACCAGGGTGGCCGAGTGATCGAGGCGGGGCAGCACTGCTACCGCCCCGACCTCTACTCGTTCTCGACGACGCTGGTTGCGCGGTAG